One Pochonia chlamydosporia 170 chromosome 5, whole genome shotgun sequence DNA segment encodes these proteins:
- a CDS encoding transcriptional regulator (similar to Beauveria bassiana ARSEF 2860 XP_008602172.1), which translates to MRLATLSALALAASCAAQDMSINMMGTLMSLKTAHHDVKKSAGVFREGAYESMGATKCQNGKAGEYSCKNIDLLGSLTHEAMGSTTREGNDVWGWTSDDGREFAMVGQTDGTAFVEVLKGGSLKYLGRLPTQTTPAIWRDIKVIGSHAYISSESPNHGIQIFNLTKLLTIGNKPKVFDIKSDLTARFDLVGSAHNVIANKETSTIYIVGAETNAACKGSNGGLVMIDVKDPAKPKLLGCAGQDGYIHDATCMTYRGMDKQFYGHEICLTFNEDTFNVYDVTDKKNPVIVSKSTYDGFEGKGAYTHQGWVVDKDYNYLLLDDELDEEYRGRKGGDTRTTTYIFDISSLAKPKWTGKYKSPVSAIDHNLYVVNGLAYMANYGSGLRVVDVSRLAEDPTGGNMKEVANFDCWPEDDDDPQAEFSGAWSSYMWFKSGTVILNCIERGVFALKVNV; encoded by the exons ATGAGGCTGGCAACTCTATCTGCCCTGGCCCTGGCCGCCAGCTGTGCCGCGCAGGATATGTCCATAAACATGATGGGTACTCTGATGAGTCTCAAGACTGCCCATCATGATGTCAAGAAATCCGCCGGTGTCTTTAGGGAAGGTGCCTACGAGTCCATGGGCGCTACCAAgtgccaaaatggcaaggctGGCGAGTATTCCTGCAAAAATATTGACCTCCTGGGATCCCTTACGCACGAAGCGATGGGGAGCACAACCCGAGAAGGCAACGATGTTTGGG GATGGACGTCAGATGATGGCCGTGAGTTTGCCATGGTAGGACAAACCGACGGAACCGCCTTCGTTGAAGTCCTCAAGGGCGGCTCCCTCAAATATCTTGGCCGTCTGCCCACGCAAACCACACCAGCCATCTGGCGAGATATCAAAGTCATCGGCTCCCACGCCTACATCAGCTCTGAATCCCCCAACCACGGCATACAAATCTTTAACCTGACCAAGCTGCTCACCATTGGCAACAAGCCCAAAGTCTTTGACATCAAGTCCGACCTAACAGCACGCTTTGACCTCGTCGGCAGCGCGCACAacgtcatcgccaacaaaGAAACAAGCACGATCTACATCGTGGGCGCCGAAACAAACGCCGCGTGTAAAGGCTCCAATGGCGGACTTGTCATGATCGACGTCAAAGACCCAGCTAAGCCTAAACTCCTTGGATGCGCCGGCCAGGACGGCTACATCCACGATGCTACGTGCATGACCTACCGTGGAATGGATAAGCAGTTTTACGGGCACGAAATCTGCCTCACCTTTAATGAAGACACGTTTAACGTGTACGACGTGACGGACAAGAAGAACCCTGTCATCGTCTCCAAGTCTACATACGACGGGTTCGAAGGAAAGGGAGCGTACACCCATCAGGGCTGGGTTGTCGACAAAGACTACAACTACCTCCTCCTTGATGATGAACTAGACGAAGAGTACCGGGGTCGGAAGGGAGGGGACACCCGCACCACGACGTACATTTTCGATATTTCGAGCCTCGCAAAGCCCAAGTGGACGGGGAAGTATAAGAGTCCCGTTTCCGCTATTGATCATAATTTGTACGTTGTGAATGGACTCGCGTACATGGCCAACTATGGCTCTGGCCTACGCGTTGTGGATGTTTCCAGGCTGGCGGAGGATCCTACCGGTGGTAATATGAAGGAGGTGGCTAACTTTGACTGCTGGccggaggatgatgacgatcCTCAAGCTGAGTTTAGTGGTGCGTGGAGCTCGTACATGTggttcaagtctggtacaGTTATTCTCAACTGTATTGAGAGGGGTGTATTTGCGCTCAAGGTGAATGTATGA
- a CDS encoding cholinesterase (similar to Metarhizium acridum CQMa 102 XP_007813671.1) gives MKVSALQIALLQAATTAAVAAGHNTAPTATLDSGPIFGAATQLPGLPGAVNKFLGIPYGDKPERFALSKKPKKWNSPRNTTAFGASCYQLVVKSDVGPGEDLLDGLFNQHPPQSEDCLFMNAFAPTTAGPKDGRPVVVFIPGGAWQMGNGLIDLSGFAGYEDIVAFAFNYRTNIFGFPNAAELPVQQRNLGLYDQQLALQWVQRNAKAFGGDPSKVTIWGESAGSLSVDIHLHTYANANKPPFRGAIMSSGEFSFGLVGTTVNPNDTKNWDSVIKEAGCKSTSKIDCLRKIPANKLVNITEKAGASFTPVQDNKSVPAARAAAWRQGKVAKVPVLAGTIAQEGRALVNHNISLDRFNEVYLTEPFFSKEKRDQIYAHYKKQPGLKTDFDVAAAIYTDFLWQCPMQKLTSISASIKNPTWRYYFNISMVDRLPKEYDYLGKFHGSDLLLLFLSPTYDDSTPAGALFTPMLSAFTNYFRSVIGRFVRNPGSGPGWPSVGSSFKPFDLVTLGDVGDAHAAGATPVNQTVVDANCALFKDALDMYERYVGS, from the exons ATGAAAGTCTCGGCTCTTCAGATTGCCTTGCTCCAAGCAGCGACCACAGCTGCTGTAGCTGCAGGTCATAACAccgcaccaacagcaaccctCGACTCAGGCCCAATCTTTGGTGCTGCAACTCAGCTACCTGGTTTACCTGGGGCTGTCAATAAGTTTCTGGGAATACCATATGGAGATAAGCCCGAACGGTTTGCGCTGtccaagaagcccaagaaaTGGAATTCTCCCAGGAACACGACAGCGTTTGGAGCGTCCTGCTACCAGCTTGTTGTGAAGTCGG ACGTCGGGCCGGGAGAAGATCTTCTAGACGGCTTATTTAACCAACACCCGCCTCAAAGTGAGGACTGTCTGTTCATGAATGCATTCGCTCCCACAACAGCTGGTCCTAAAGACGGCCGTCCCGTGGTTGTTTTCATTCCTGGCGGCGCATGGCAGATGGGCAATGGTCTGATTGACCTGTCTGGGTTCGCTGGGTATGAAGACattgttgcatttgcattcaATTACCGAACTAATA TATTCGGTTTCCCCAATGCAGCAGAGCTTCCTGTGCAACAACGAAACCTCGGTCTATACGACCAACAACTCGCCCTGCAATGGGTACAACGAAACGCCAAAGCATTTGGCGGTGACCCTTCCAAAGTCACCATTTGGGGCGAGTCTGCGGGATCGCTGTCTGTCGATATTCACCTGCACACGtacgccaacgccaacaagcCCCCATTTCGGGGTGCCATCATGTCCAGTGGTGAATTCTCCTTCGGCCTGGTTGGCACGACAGTTAACCCCAATGACACAAAAAATTGGGATAGCGTGATCAAAGAAGCCGGATGTAAAAGCACGAGCAAGATTGACTGCCTGCGAAAAATCCCCGCCaacaagctcgtcaacatcactgAAAAAGCCGGAGCCAGTTTCACGCCGGTCCAGGATAATAAGTCTGTTCCCGCCgctcgagcagcagcatgGAGACAAGGTAAAGTTGCCAAAGTACCAGTACTAGCTGGCACGATAGCACAAGAGGGTCGAGCACTGGTCAATCACAACATCTCCTTGGATCGATTCAACGAGGTGTATCTGACGGAACCGTTCTTCAGCAAAGAGAAACGCGATCAAATCTACGCGCATTACAAGAAACAGCCAGGGCTAAAGACGGACTTTGATGTGGCTGCGGCTATTTACACGGACTTTTTGTGGCAATGC CCCATGCAAAAGTTGACTAGCATCTCTGCATCCATCAAGAACCCCACATGGCGATACTATTTCAACATCTCCATGGTCGACAGACTGCCCAAGGAGTACGATTATCTAGGCAAGTTTCACGGCAGTGACTTGCTACTGCTCTTCCTGTCTCCCACATACGACGACTCGACACCGGCTGGAGCACTGTTCACTCCTATGCTTTCCGCATTCACCAATTACTTCCGAAGCGTTATCGGTAGATTTGTGCGTAATCCAGGCAGTGGCCCAGGCTGGCCTTCAGTTGGTTCATCTTTCAAGCCGTTTGATTTGGTGACGcttggagatgttggtgatgcgCATGCAGCTGGTGCGACGCCAGTGAACCAGACCGTTGTGGATGCCAACTGTGCATTATTCAAGGATGCGTTGGACATGTATGAGAGATATGTGGGCTCGTAG
- a CDS encoding fungal hydrophobin domain-containing protein, giving the protein MFKAVILALAAVAVAVPTAKKGDSCGANSVVKCCNSQTADKLFNKGGLLSNLDLKNLLGNCNDVTVPVVGAAVPVKSQCSNQAVCCGETHQNGLVNVACVPVNV; this is encoded by the exons ATGTTCAAGGCCGTCATCCTCGCTCTCGCCGCCGTCGCGGTCGCCGTTCCCACCGCCAAGAAGGGTGACTCCTGCGGAGCGAACAGCGTCGTCAAATGCTGCAACTCCCAGACTGCCGACAAGCTTTTCAACAAGGGAGGACTCCTCAGCAACCTCGATCTTAAGAATCTCCTCGGCAACTGTAACGATGTTACTGTTCCCGTTGTCGGCGCCGCGGTTCCCGTCAAGAGCCAGTGCTCTAACCAGGCTGTTTGCTGTGGCGAGACTCACCAGAAT GGACtcgtcaatgttgcttgCGTTCCTGTCAACGTGTAA